In Flavobacterium sp. CBA20B-1, one DNA window encodes the following:
- the pdhA gene encoding pyruvate dehydrogenase (acetyl-transferring) E1 component subunit alpha, translating into MKEITKEVYLKWYEDMQFWRKFEDKLAALYIQQKVRGFLHLYNGQEAVLAGALHAMDLSKDKMITAYRNHVQPIGMGVDPRRVMAELLGKATGTSQGLGGSMHIFSKEHGFYGGHGIVGAQIPVGAGMAFAEKYLETGGVSLTYFGDGAARQGSLHEAFNMAMLWKLPVVFICENNGYAMGTSVERTANHTDVWKLGLGYEMPSYAVDGMNPVKVAEAMFDAMERARRGEGPTFLEMKTYRYRGHSMSDAQHYRTKEEVEEYKKIDPITQVLNVIKENNWATDEEIETIDNRVRDLVSECEKFAEESPYPETNVMYDVVYDQENYPFIPHKL; encoded by the coding sequence ATGAAAGAAATTACTAAAGAAGTATATTTAAAGTGGTATGAAGACATGCAGTTTTGGCGCAAGTTCGAAGATAAATTAGCAGCTTTATACATTCAGCAAAAAGTACGCGGTTTTTTGCACCTATACAATGGACAGGAAGCAGTTTTGGCTGGTGCCTTACACGCAATGGATTTATCAAAAGATAAAATGATAACTGCATACCGCAACCACGTGCAACCAATTGGTATGGGAGTTGATCCTCGCAGAGTAATGGCCGAACTATTAGGAAAAGCAACCGGAACCTCTCAAGGTTTAGGTGGTTCTATGCACATTTTTTCAAAAGAGCATGGTTTTTACGGTGGTCACGGAATTGTAGGGGCACAGATTCCCGTTGGGGCAGGTATGGCGTTTGCCGAAAAATATCTAGAAACCGGCGGTGTATCATTAACTTATTTTGGAGATGGTGCCGCACGTCAAGGATCATTGCACGAAGCATTTAATATGGCAATGCTGTGGAAACTTCCAGTAGTTTTTATTTGTGAGAATAATGGTTATGCAATGGGAACATCGGTTGAGCGTACTGCAAACCATACCGATGTTTGGAAATTAGGTTTAGGATACGAAATGCCTTCTTATGCAGTGGACGGTATGAACCCTGTAAAAGTAGCCGAAGCAATGTTCGATGCTATGGAAAGAGCACGTAGAGGCGAAGGACCAACTTTCTTAGAAATGAAAACGTATCGCTACCGCGGACACTCAATGAGTGACGCGCAACATTACCGCACAAAAGAAGAAGTAGAAGAATACAAAAAAATAGATCCAATTACTCAAGTTTTAAACGTTATTAAAGAGAATAATTGGGCAACCGACGAAGAAATCGAAACAATAGACAATCGCGTACGTGATTTAGTTTCAGAATGTGAAAAATTTGCAGAAGAATCTCCATATCCTGAAACAAACGTAATGTATGATGTAGTTTACGATCAAGAAAATTATCCGTTCATTCCTCATAAATTATAA